A region of the Aphelocoma coerulescens isolate FSJ_1873_10779 chromosome 1, UR_Acoe_1.0, whole genome shotgun sequence genome:
CTCCCTTCCTGCATGGCTCTGTAAGATCCTGTGTGGCTGAAGGTCCTCAGCTGCTGTATGAGGCTGCTTGCTGCCCACACAGGTCTTTTAAACCAGCACATCTGGAGGATGGGACTGAAACCAAGAGAGTCACAGACATGTCTCCTCTTGATTTTCCCAGCTAGCCTTATCTgatttccctgcctgctcagaaATGGTCTCACAAGTGGCAAGCAGTTTGATGGAGGCTATTTGTTCCTCAGTTTCTGAGTAAACAGGGTAATTTTTCCAGACTGAGGCAAGCATTCTCCTGAATTAATTCCTCACCAAATTAAGGAGGGACACAGGAGACAATCCCTGTCAGGGTGCTCAGACACCGCCAGCCATCATCTGAGTGGCTTTGAACACTGCAGGGCATTGAATGGGAAGAGCCCTCTGAAATAAATGCAGAGGCTGTGGTTCTCCTTTCCCACACCAGCCTTTAGACCTAATGGGGCAGGTGCACATTCATCTAAATGGTCATTAGATCCATTTGCTTCCATATTCAATTAGAAAAGAACAAATTTTTGTTCTCTACCTTTCTTTGATAACATTACtgatggagagcagcagcaaccaTACAAGCAGGGGCAACACAAGGGGTGTGGATTGCAGGTCTGGACAAATCTCATGCTTGACTTGTATGCACTTGCAGCACTTGTACAGCACTGCTCTGAGATCTTATGTGTTCAAACACCTCCATTTAATATTTCAGCTCCATCCATGAGTTACAGTTGCTATGGAGATATAAGTGCTCTTCAACTCCCCACCATGTCCTGCACACCTGTAAGAGCCTCTGATTGTGGTATGTATCATTCATTACTTGATTTGTCATCCTGTTTGTACCTGACAGAGAGACGCCTAACCTTCTATTATTGCCAAATTAAATGTGGTGCAGCTATGCAGTTAGGCAAAAGGGAGAAAGCAACACTTCCTCTCCCAAAATAGCAGTTCTGTGAAGCCTCCAGACCTGGTGGGAAGTGAAAGGATGAACTTCATGTCCCATAGTCAGGATCCTCAGCCTCAAAGCAAAGGGAAATAGTACTACCCCTTTTCAGTTAAAAGAGCTTCTCCATCAGCCAGGATGTTAGCATCAGCCTCCTCACAAAGCCCCAGGGCTTGTCTGCTCCAAGGGTAAGATGTACAGAGCCAGGTCCTGAGTGCTGGCATGTTGGCTGAGCTGGCCAGTGCTGACCTGCCAGAGACACACTTTACAGGGGGAAAGTCCCAGGTGTGTAGCCATCCTACCTCTGGTTGACTCATTTTTGGTAAATCCTTcacatttctctctttcttgctTGGTGTTATTGCCCTGTGTCACCATACAGCTGACTATGTCACATTCATACTGCTGATATCTCCAGGGATTTTGCCATGTTCCTCAGATGTAGGCTCTTCCAGGGCAGACATCTGACTGCGGGTGTTCAAGCACAGATCTGAACCTGCTTACTTGTTTCCAAAGTGTTCcaaatttgctttaaaaaagccCCCACTCTTTATAAATAGAACACAGCTGTTACTGCAGTGTGGCCAGTCAGTAGCAACATACTGCTCAATTTTTTCAAATCCATTTTGAAACATCACTTTTCTGACTCCGGAGGTGCAGCAGAAGAAGAGGACCACACATGTGTGGCCACAATAGGGCCGTGCTTGTTCCTCAAACCCCACTGCCCAACTGGATGTAGATGCAATTTCTTAAAAAGTTACTCCTTTGTCACACTTGCTCAAGGGGGAAGCAAGGGGCTTGGACAGGGGTGTGTGTAAGTCTGCCTTTTCCTACGCTGCAGGATATGCCATGATACGGAGGACTGCTGAGGCAGACCTCGTACGCCTGAGGAGATACGAGATGCCAATTAGGAGAGTAGCCAGAAACCTGTGCTTGGACCCAGCGCTCATCGGTGCCATCATGTCCCAGGAGAGCCGTGTCGGCCTGCTCCTGGACAACGGCTGGGACCGGGGACGGCAGAAGTACGGCCTGATGCAGGTAAGCAGGGTGATAAGCATGAGTAACAGCACAGTAATGGGGTGCATACCCCAGGGCTTTACCTTAGCAAATGGCTGCTCTGTGTTTGAAAGAGCTCTTTATTGCAATCCCTCTACATCAAAGGCTGTGCTTAAGTGCTGTCCTGAGTAAGGTCACTTCAATGTGTTGAAGCCTGGGAGTGCAATGAAGAGGGGGTGGCATTCAGAGGGAAACCCATTTTCTTACTTGTCTTTCCTAGATCAGCAGGCAGCAACTGCAACCTTATGCGGTGTGGGATAGTGAAGAGCACATAAATCAGTGCTCAAATATCCTGGTTCTTTCCATTAATGAAGTACGGGCAAGACATCCTACCTGGACCTGGGACCAGCAGCTGAGAGGTAAGGGATGGGCTTTGTACTAGGAAGGGACAGACTGACTGATGGGAATGTTGTGTGCTTGTTGATGTTGCTTTTAAGGGAAAAAGGACCATCACTCTGGCAGATTTTATAGTATCTCttgccaaaaaaccccaaacaaacaaaagaaaccccTGAAGCCCCAAAATAACAACCAGAGCCAGAGCTTTCCAGTTTAACAGAAGCAGTACCAGACCAGCAGACAGGCAATGAGAAATGGCTGATAAACAAGATGAAGCAACTAAACAAAAGTCACTGAGGAATGCAGAAATGGAGGCATGACAACACAACGGGATTATTGTGGCAACCTGTTATGTCCAGGAAGCTTGCAGTTCAGGTTTCCTTGTAGTCTGTGCTATCTGTGTGATGGTTTGTTCACCCCACGCTATTTCTTACtctcccttcctttctctgATACTGCCCTTCCTTTGCTCTGCTTACATCCTTTTCGGATAACAGTGTTCCATTTCCACCTGCATTTGGAGAGAATTATGGGCTCCTTCACTGTAGCAGTAAAGATTTTACAAAATCAGTCACTTTTCAACAATAATGCACAATTGGCACTCTGTCAAGCAGCTGTGTGTATTTGGTGAGGTGCATGGCCCTTTTTGCTACAAATTTTTGCTCTTAAATCTCTATTTCTTACAAGCCGATAACAACTCCTTCTTAACTCTTTTCAGGGGGACTCTGCACCTACCATGCAAAAATGGGCAACCTCCAGGTCTACGAGGCAGACCCATGCAATAGAGACTACAACTACGCCAACAGCGTGATTAGACGAGCCCAGTACTTTAAGAGAAATGGGTTCTAGGTCATAAACCTGCCCTGCCACTGAGCCCCCCCCTCTGCAGACTGGCCCAGCAGTGATTGTAGTACCCAGAGCAGTTCCCCAGGTCTCCTGGCAGGACCAATGCTGGTGGCATTGCCAATGACACCTTGCTCGCTCCAGCAAATCCCACCCCCTCACTCACTGATGGGCAAGCTCAGCACTGCCTTCCAGGAGACCCCCAAGGATGAGATACCCCAAGCTCAGGGCCCTTGAAAGGCAGATGGGGACAGACCAGCAATGTTTAAATTTTGAGTGAGGAAGGTGACTCTTCCTGTTCAAAGCTGAATCCCAGGGCTGTTTGTGCATGCCCCAGACATGCACACAAGCTGTGCTCTTCCCACCTGCATccacctccttccctctccatgGCCAATGAGGGGGATGAATACCATAAGTTTTCCTTCCCTTGGTGCTGCTGAGTAAGGAGCAATGAAGAGACTTCTCAGCAAGCCTTTGGTCTCTGCAGTAGCTGAGTGTTCCTGTAGCCAGCCTTGAGGCGGACACTACTAAAACGTGCTTTGCTTGGTCTCCTGAGTCCATGGCCATGGTGCAACTGGGGACCTCTTCAGGGCCTCTATACGGAAAGTACTGCAAGTGCCACAGCAAAATGCCTTTCCATCAGAGACCAGCCCCTGGAGCAGGAGTCAGCCCTGTATGTACCCACCCCAGCAGCTGTATCACAGCAATAGTTTTggtaaaaaacccacaacctttCCTGCTTTAGCTTTGGTACATTTATGCTGAGTTTCCTCcaaatttaaaagcatttcagCATCTGTCCCTCTGCCAGGAATCCCAGTTTCTAATAGAAGTGAATGAGCTCTGGGCCCAAAAGGTTTGTTTGAAAGTGGATGAGTCTCTCAGTGCCAATTTATTAATTAGAGAATAATAAGCAGAATAAGATAGAAATAAAGATAAATGTTAAATCccaatgtttctttttttcaatttcatgGGGCTCAGTGGGTAGCAATCTACAACTTGAGTAAATAACCCCATTCAGTACTCTTGGAATGGGTCTAAAGCTCAATTTGAGAACAGGGAGAGGATAATGGTGCTACAGACTGAATAGGTCAGAAGAGCTGGGCCTGAGCACAGCTGCTGACCCAAACTTGTGAACATGGTAATAGGGATGTTCACATTTAGCCTTTCAAATTACCTTTTTGGAGGTGGCAGGACACTTTTCTTCCAGCTGCCACCATTGCTGATGCAGAAGTGGTGTGCCTGGCAGTCCATGCCTGGCAACAAGGGGCAGTGCTGTGCGTGTGCCTGAGCTGCCAGGCAGGGTCAACACAGGCAGAATGAGAGCTGGTTTGGAGACAGCTTTTGCAAGCAGAGCAATTTTAATGCTGTGCCCCTTGTCTTGCCAGTCACTCATCTGCTTGCCATCATGGCAAGGACTCTGCATTATTAACATACATTACAAGCAAACTAATTTTATCACCACTGGAGACCAGAGAGAACTCTAGCTTGTCTCAAATGTCACTGATTTTttcgtttggttttttttttaagactacTATAAACAGTTTATTGTTAAGTAACCACAGATATTGAACTATATTTTATTTAGTCATTAGAGAATTCTGCACTATATTAACATAATTTTACTAAAATCATTACTTTGTAATACAAACTTATGAAATGTATCACATGATTGTCTACTTGAGATAACTTATGTAAAATTCATAGGATGAAGTCTTTGGTGCATTATGTTATGTAAACCTCTGTGTTACATAAACATCTTATGTAAAGCCTATGAATGAATTTTTGGTAGATCAGTATAAACTTCAAACGGGGCAGGGAATCTCATTGCTACCTATGTGTACAAAGCTGGGGTTTGAGTTCCAAGGGTGAACAAGAGTGGAGCTCTCTTTGGTTGCCTTCATGTCAGCCTCAGTTGCAGCCAGTGAGCTCCTTGTCACCACTACTgatgctgccagccctgcagatctctgagctcctcagGAGTCCAATTTGTGCAAGTGCTACCTATGAAGCTGCTGTTTCATGTTGTGGTAGCAATACCCAAGGGCCTGCAGACCTGTCTGCTGAGTTGTGCAGCATCACCACAAAggattatttgtatttttaagtctatttaaaatttaaagttaTGGAATTTGTATATTTCCAAATATGGTTTTAGGGCATCAGTACTTTGCAGTGAATACAGAAAATCCCTGCAGAGAGTGAGTTAAAGCTTGATAAATTGGTAGGAAGGAGTAAGTAATTAAGGAAAGTTTAACACTAGCATGCTGCCTTAAGATTTGAGCAAAAGGTTTCCTGAAAAATAATGAGTTCAGATTGTTGTTCCCCTCTGATCTTTTTCCGGTCACCTTTGTCCATGTTACTGGAAGTTCCTGTTCTTCCTGATGTAGACAAGGCAGCTGCAGTCACACTCTTGGTCACCCTTTTGACCCATGGcctattgaaaaaaaaaccaaaaacaacagaCATCTTGCAAAGCAAATGATCTAATATCAAGTAACATATCAGAAGAAGCAGAAGCAAGggcaaggaaagagaaaaaccaaATCAGACGGAAAATAAAGGTCCAGGGAGTCAAAGATCAAGACACCTGCCCAAAACATTGAGGAAGATGCTAGAGTAAAGGATTGAATTTTTTCAAGAGATCCCGTGGGACAACAAAACAGCAAGAAACAGTCAGGAGGGTTCTGGCAGCCTGGCTTGGCAGGGAAAAAACACCTCAGACCAATTAAAATCTTTATCTAACTGGGTAAGTGGCCAAGAGAGAAGCCATGGTTGTGCTATATCATGAGGTCAATAAGGCTTTCAGCAGAAATATGAAGTACCCTTGTACATGAAGCGCCTTAAAGTAAGTAGAAAAAGCACTGATTATCAGAAGCTTCTGGCCAAACTGCTGAGATTTTTCAAGTGGAGCTACGCAACTCTGTCCTACACCAGTTTCTCTGAAATTTGCAGTCAGGAAACGAATGGAGCATGTGAGCTATCAAACCGTGGGCTACATGGAAAGGGAACATGAGCACTTCCAGTGTGGTTAGAAACTGTGAAAACCAGCTAGGAACCACAGCACTGAAATCAATTTAACACAGGTGCAAAACACTCGATGAGGTCAAGAAGGGGTGTAGTGGGTGGGCAACTATCCCACAGAAAGGGCTGGGGATTCTAGTGGGAAGCAAAGAAGTTGATGCCAgtagaggagagaggagaaatcAAAAAGAAGGAATATCCCATTTGGGGGTTATCTTTGTTATAGCACTGTGTGTGAAGCACCTGGGGTAACTCTTCTCTCAGCTGTTCAGCTGTCAGTGAGGCTTGGCAACAGTGTTTGAGCCTGTTGCACCAACAAAAATGTGCTCAGGACAATCACAACCCTGATGGAAAGTACAGCCTTGTAGAAATAAGgaattagatttttttccccccgaaaagagaaaaagcataCAGTTATGATTTTCTAATATGCATAAGAAGTGAAGGGCAATGACCTGCCAAAGgcatccttcccttccccttgagGGTAAGACAAATAGCAGTGAGTTTGGCAGCAGATTTGTGTTGGATACTTCAAAAAACTTTCAGGCGAATGAAGCAATACAACAATTCCTCGGTGTTTTAAACAACACCCAAGACCAACATGTAAAAGTAGCTGTACATCATATATAatgacagaatggtttgagtttgaaaggaccttaaagaccaccaagttccaactcccctgccttAGGTGgagacactttccactagaccaagctgctcagggctccatccaacatgaccttgaacacttccaaagatggggcatccacaacttctctggacaacttattccagtgcctcaccacactcataataaagaatttcttcctaatatctaatctaaacctgctctctttgCAGTCATGCTTTGTAGAGAGGGGAAATGCAGTAAGTGTTGTTTAAGGATCTTTCCAGGCTAACACTGCTGAATCAGAATCAGCAgtcagcaaaaggaaaacaaattacagacagagaagaaaaactttCTCTGTTGGGGTCCTGTGATTTGGTTTTACAACTGATGTCAGTACTGGGAAATCTATTTAAATGTGCTTCCTACAATAAAGAGCAAGTGAGAGGTGGAGGCTTTCTCTCGCATCAACTTGTTAAGCTGCAGGTGGCATGGGCTGATCCCTCCATGGCTCAGGCGGGGATCTGCCTGGAGTCTGGAGCTGCAATGACTGGCTTTCATAGAAACCAGGCAGAAGGACCAATTAAACTACCTCTTCCAGCAGTAACTGAAGCGGTGGGAAAACACTGTCCAAACCAAGTCCCTGTTGGGTCAGAGCCCTAAGCCACGTGGGAGAACAGATTGTTCCGATGGCTGATTCCAAATGCTGCAGCTGAGTCTGTCTGAGCCACATGTCCATGTCTCTCTCTTTGAAatatgcagaaaacaaagggaaacacCAGCACATCAATGCAGAGCTGAATAACTGTGTTTGTTCTGCTTTGTTACTCATTGCAAAACTGGGCTGGGATTTCCTAGCCAGCAACCTGTCCCCAGGACAGGGCCTCTTATATTGCCCAGGATGGGCACCAGCCTGTGGACCCAGGGACCCCTATGgagcctgtgctgcagctggggataACTGTTTCTAATGCTTGCCTCAGTCTATTTAATTGCCTGCCTTGAAACGGAATACTCCCATAGTGGATGCACATGGCATGCTTTTCCCCATTTCAGGGTTAAAAGAGATCATGCTGTAGGATTGCAACCTCAAAGCAGTTTCCCACTAACACTCCTCAAACAAAACCCTTGTGCCTCTCTCTAGCATTTGTTTCTGTGGGTTCCTCAACCAGCTCGCCCTAGAAGCAGGGATTTATTGCAACTACAAAATTCTGCCTCTGATCCAGCTGGTATGCAGGCTCCCACTCAAGCCACCATCCCGCATTTACTGCTCCTCTGGCCTCACTGACCACTCTCACAGAACTCAAAAAGGACAGTACAGTCCTACTACAGCATTTTTATCAGCAGCGGCTGGGATTTCCACCCACAGGTTTTTAGCATGCTCCTCTTTTCCTGTCATATTTTTACGCTGTAACATTTTTATTCTTCACATACAGCATCACTCCTCCACCTCTACATCCTACTCAGTCGTTCCTGTgaggctggcagtgctgcatcTCATTGGTTTTCTAGTCTCCACCAAGCCTCTGAGACACCTTCTGCCTCAGGGTTATCATTTGGTCCAGGCATTTGGGTTCTGCCTTGATTTTGAAGTCTCTAGCAACTGTACAAAAACCCTTGTAAGTTTGCCTTTGCTTCATTGCTTAACGCTGCACATGCCAAATCCTTGCCACTGCATTTTGTCTTTCTCATGTATTGTGATTGTGCTGTTTATTTCCCTCATGGCTTTTTTCAGAGGTAAGCTGAACATCAGCCTTGTCCACCATGCAGATCACATGAGTTGAAACTGGATACTCCTCTGTATTTTTCAGCTTTCCCCTTCTTCTAGTGGAAATGCTCATCTAAAAGCTCTTCTATTTCCAGTGGTACAGGTTGTCTATGCTACAGCTCAGGTGCAGCCTGCCTCTTCTATGCTGCACCTCTCATCCATGTTTTGCCAGTTCTTCACATGTCTCAACCACCTAAAAGTCCCTGCATTTCCCCATGAGGCCATCTTGCAGCCTCGGGACAAGGGACCTTCTCCCCACATCCAGAGCACTgtgccctcctgccatggggtgGGCAACCTCCCAGAGCTTAAACGGGCTTGATTGCTTTGGGAAGCTTGGATCAGCCTAGTTTCTCCCCTGAAAGCATAACTAGGATCACTCTTTTCTTACCAACTCCTTATTAAGCTAATTAGCAATTAGGAGAAATGTTCAAGAGcatgaaaaaacccacacagtGAGGATCTGGCTGACCTGAGACTCTACTGCTGCAGCCCTCAGTCTTCCACAAACAATTTCCAAGAACTGGAAAGGTTTTTTGTTCCAAATCAGGCAAGGAGAAATTTGACTAATTGCTGTCCTTTAAATCAGGTTTTATTTTATGAATTCCCTGCTTATTCAGCTACCCCTTAGCTGATTCAGATCAAGAAACTGACAGAGTTTTCAAAGGGGCTTGAGTGAGTGCACGATTACAGAAATCAGGATTATAGATTCCTgccataataataaaaatcctGGGAGCATATTTTTTGTACCTTTCCTCTAGAAATGAAGACAAACTCTGAAAAGACACAGCTGCATGCCTGAGACATAAAGCCCATATAGAGGACCAAATTATCCCACAGATGTTTTCCTCGAACCATTTAATTGCCAGAGGCAATTCTTCCTTGCTGCCAGACACAGGACAGAAGAGTGAAGAGTAGCTGGTACTAGATCTGGTCCAGTGGCCTGCAGCCTGGCTTCTGGGTAAACCAAATTGTCCCTCCCCTGTGACCCTTGTGATCAATGAAGAGCGGCTTGCTAATCAGTCGTGGATACTGATATTGAATGGATCATTGTGGCCCTTGCTGTATGTACTATCGGTGGATGTCCTACACTTACACATgcacaaaatatttcagtagcAGGGCTGTCAGTTTGCCCTGTATGGAGGCTGAAGAGCTAGCTGAGTTTTATAAAGCAAGTCCCAGGGAATTCAGGAGAAATTGTCCAGGTGTGGCAAAGGAGGTTTGTATAGAGAATATGCGCAGGGAATAAAGGTGTTCAAGGTGGGGGTGCCTCAATTACTGTGATGCAGAAGAAGCAAACTAGTACGTCCTTTATGTTTCTGCCCCAGCAATGAGGGAATAGTAGCACAGACCATTTGGAGATTACTGGCTTGTGAATCACCTTTGGTAGTACTTTGAGTTTTTTTAATGTCACTTATTTTGAGCCACATCTGGtctattttccttccttccagaTGCGCTTTCCTCTGTTCCAACCTTCTTTACACTCAGTCATAATTGTGAACTTGAAGAGCCCTATGCACGAGCTGCTGTGACTTTTTGCAGCTGGTTCTCATGGGTGGTATCAACAATACCGGAAAAACTTACAGAATCGAATCTCTCAGTGCAATGACAAGAGACGAATTCCCCAGCTAAAAATGTAAAAGAGCTGCTGAAAGAGCAAAACAGCATTTCACACCCACAAAATCTACCGTGGGGGGAAGAGGGTCAGGATAGATTCTGCCGCGGGGAGTTCTGCCATCCAGCGGCTGTTTTCCTTACTGCTGCACAGCTACAGTAGCTTTGAAATCCACACCACCCGCTAGTTTAGGGCTGTTGAcctttgttttctctctgcaaGACGGGATAACAACAGAGGCCTGGCAGAGTCTCTGCATATCCGAATTCTCAGTAGTTGCAGCTCTGCTCATGTTATTGTTCCTGGATCTTTGCCTGCAAAAATTTGATTAAAACCAGAAGCACAGGTTCCCATTTTCCCATCGTCAGCATGTTTTTGCTTCCAAGAACTGAAGGGGAGCAGTTGTTTTCAGACAAGGCTCCTCCTAGTTCCAAACTGTTAGCAATGGGActttaaatcaaattaaaaggtatttcattttttaaatcataattGTGTTTGTGCTGTAGAACAGAAGCCCTGTTGTGTTTGGGAGGATGCACAAGTTGTTAGgtgtttttgtttcttgtaAGACCAGCAGGGGTGGGAAGTGCACTGAGCCAGCTGTTGCAGAACACTGCCAGCAGATAGAAAGCCCATTTGTCTCCAGGAAGTGCATTGAGAAGGTGGGGAGACATCTGGCAGCAAACATGTCATGTCTGTGATCTTTGTCTAATATTCTCGTAAATGATTCACTGTACCAAAGGCTGTTTTCCATTAAGTGTTAGCACTGTTCCTCTCAGTTGATGTTTACATGTTTTCCCTCCTGCAATGGTGTGTTGAGACAACAGATAAATGCAGATAAATTGCAAGTCAAACAATCTGCAAGTCAGATAAATTGTAATGGGTGTAACTGAAGGATGTTTCTCTTCGATTTTCTTGTAGCTATGGAAAAGCAAGCTGGAGCCAGTAAACACTGTAGGATTTCCTTTGACTCTCAtcagatttttggttttttaaattttggaatAGGAATCTTGCCTTTTTGAGATGCCTTTCTCCATTGGTCAAGCAGGCAGCCCAAGTAACAAACTTAGACTAAGACAGCTAAGTTTTAGGCAATTAGGGGAGATTAATTGTTCGCAAAGCACCAGTTCACCTCATAAGGTACACATGAGCTAGCATGACCAAGAGGTAATCCCCTCTAGAGCAGGCTATACATACCATGACTGCATCTGCTGGCACAAACACCTGCACTAGTATCAAAAGGATGCCATGGTTTTCAGTCATGGATCTGGAAGCATTTTAACAGCATGAGTCACACATTACACTGGCCTGACATCTGGTTGTAAATACTGCCctgtgctggtttcagctgaaaccagcacatGCTCTTGCGCTGTTCAGAGCATTATGGGAATACACGGAATGTTGACACAACTGGAGCTTTGGAGGCAACTGTGAAACCAGAAGGTCTGAGCTGTGTAGGTAGGCACCAATTCAGTTGTTCATTCCCCCCTTGCACCCACGCACAAGCTCATGCCTGTTATGGATCCTGGTCTCTGATTGTCGGTCATTGCCAAGcaagcagatttttttcacaATCAACAAAGATCCTACATGGGCACATAAGCGTATGTTGGGAATAGAGTTGCCTTTGAGATGACATTTAAGACCATCACAGACAAAATGAAAGACTGCTGGGTGTATCCAACTCCTGAACCTGCTTTCTctctccattaagagagtttcCCTCAAAACATGAACTCCTAAACATTTCTCCACTATAGTCCTAAATTAAAAAGGACTAACTCTGGGACTAATCCAGAGGTTTAGATTTAAAACACTCTCAATCTGCATGCTAGAGAACTGCCCtctgaatctgaaaaaaaaaagttttttataTCATTTGTGTATTGATTTCTAAGGCACCCTTCAGTAAAATTAGTCAATTCTATCTTTGTTTCACTCTAAACAGATTCAGAAGGATTCAAAACGTCAGCTCAGCTGTAATGACCTTCAGAAAAACTGGGTTTGGATTCTAAAAATGAAAGGCAAAGTCATGCATGTAATGTTTTAGGAGTTCCTGCCTCAGAGAAGACAGCAGAAAAAGAACATGGAGAAATACCATGCCAAGATGGCAAAAGCTGGCACTGGTGAGGGTCTTGCTCCAGCTGTGATTGATTGTTGGTATTACCTTTCAAGAGTCACATGCTGCGACAGTGCTGGAGGACAGCCTGGGTGACCATGGGAATGCACTTGGTTTAATGCAGCTATGGTCAACCATAAAAACACAAATCTCATCCTTCCTTTGAAGCAGAGTCAGAAGAGTGGCAGGGGCCCTGCTGAAAGGCGACCCTCTAAACCTTTTCAGCCAATTCTTTGGCCAGCCTAAAGCCAACACTGACCAGGCTGTCAGCTCCCAGCACTAGGGAAGGCCCCTGTGAGTATGAGTGCATGAGCAGAATGCTTTGACACTGTGAGACTGATGATTGCTTCCCAGCACTCCCTTGGGACTGAAGAGATTAATTGTTCCTATTTCACATTTAGATAATGTCTTGTTTcaaaaagcacattttaaaacTGAGCACACTATAGGCTGGAGCTACATACCATCAGGTTAATTACACTATGTGCACCACAGGGGCCTGGCTAGCGGGGGATCTTGCCTTGTCATTCATGCCCACATTTGTGCCTCACTTGTTTGCCAAATTGTATCCTTATCTGTAAAATCCCTAAACATTTGCTGCAGGCATGAGATCTGCTTTTGTAACAGCTCCAGCCCCCTCAGACTTGGGCTTTACTACCTCGTGGATAAGGGGAGGAgaagggctggggcagagatCCAGGAGAGATCCCTATAGGAAAGAGATTTTCCCACCCTTGATtctggggaggagaggagcagtCACTTTGCACCTGGAAACACTGTGAAGCAGCAGTAATCTTGCTTTCTGCATACTGTCACCTTTACAACAGATGCTGTGCTGGTTTTTTAAGGCTCTTGCAGATAAGGAAGTACAGCAGGCATTCCTCTTCCTATTCCTTGG
Encoded here:
- the LOC138105820 gene encoding lysozyme g-like isoform X2; amino-acid sequence: MSYSCYGDISALQLPTMSCTPVRASDCGYAMIRRTAEADLVRLRRYEMPIRRVARNLCLDPALIGAIMSQESRVGLLLDNGWDRGRQKYGLMQISRQQLQPYAVWDSEEHINQCSNILVLSINEVRARHPTWTWDQQLRGGLCTYHAKMGNLQVYEADPCNRDYNYANSVIRRAQYFKRNGF
- the LOC138117326 gene encoding LOW QUALITY PROTEIN: lysozyme g-like (The sequence of the model RefSeq protein was modified relative to this genomic sequence to represent the inferred CDS: inserted 4 bases in 2 codons; deleted 1 base in 1 codon), encoding MLLRCSEHYGNTRNVDTTGALEATVKPEGLSCVGVPASEKTAEXKNMEKYHAKMAKAGTGEGLAPAVLIVGITFQESHAATVLEDSLGDHGNALGLMQLWSTISGISAHNAGVNTVQTYDKMDIGKIXYANDVAARARFYKRSLSND
- the LOC138105820 gene encoding lysozyme g-like isoform X1, with product MIPALLLLGLSALVAPSMSYSCYGDISALQLPTMSCTPVRASDCGYAMIRRTAEADLVRLRRYEMPIRRVARNLCLDPALIGAIMSQESRVGLLLDNGWDRGRQKYGLMQISRQQLQPYAVWDSEEHINQCSNILVLSINEVRARHPTWTWDQQLRGGLCTYHAKMGNLQVYEADPCNRDYNYANSVIRRAQYFKRNGF